Genomic segment of Cytobacillus suaedae:
CCGTGTAATTCACTATATAACTCAACAATCCCTTTAATAACGGTTGTTTTTCCTGTTCCTGGTCCACCTGTTAATAAAAGCATTGGAGACATTAAGGCAGTTTGAATGGCTTCTTTTTGTGAAGGTGCATACTCCACTTTTAATCTCTCTTCCAGCTTTCCAAGTGCTAATAGAAATTCACTTTCTGGAAAACTGTCCTTATATTCAGTTTGCTCGAGAACACGAGTAATATTGGTTACTAATCCTTTTTCTGAGAAATATAATGAAGGAACATATACTCTTTCCTCCCCAATAACAAGCTTTCCTTCCTCTGCCAAGGAAGTTATTTCCCGAGAAATGTCGAATTCCGTTACATTTTCTCTATTATTATGCTCAAGTAATTCTTTTACTTTCTCTACTAGTTGATATATGTATAAATAAACATGCCCCTCTTGTATCGAATCTTGTTCAAGAATATACAAACAACCTGCTCGAATTCGATCTGGATGCGCACCTGAGATTCCAATTTGATGTCCTAATTCATCAGCCCGACCAAACCCAACACCCTCAACATCTTCAACCATTTTATATGGATTATCTTGTATGATTTCTAATGTTTGATCCTTATATGTCTGATAAATTCTCATTGAAATTTGAGGTCCAAATCCAAATTGAGATAGACTAATCATAATTTGTTCTAAACCTTGATGCTCCCTGAGGGATTCATAAATCTCTTTTGCTTTATCTTTTGATAGCTTAGGTACTTCACTAAGTACATTTGGATTTTCTAAAATCTTAGAAATAGCACTTTCCCCAAGTGTATCAACAATATTTTCAGCTGTTTTCTTACCAATTCCTTTAAATAATTCACCTGATAAATATTGAATGATTCCTTGTTTAGACTGTGGTAGTTCCTTTCGAAAATGCTCAACATGAAATTGAGTTCCAAACCTTGGATGTTCTTTTATTTCTCCAAAAAATAGGTATGTTTCATCTTCATGAATTCGAGGGAAATATCCAGTTACGACGGCTTCCTTTTCTGAATACTCTAAGTTTGTTTCTTGTAATCGAATGCGGACAACAGAATATAAGTTTTTCTCGTTATGAAATATCGTAACTAAATGAGTGCCTTTCATAAATTTCTGTTGCTCTTGAAATAAGTCAAGAGAGTTTTGTTGCACCATATATTCCCCTCCAATCCTGTTCAATCATATTTCACTTTAATTTTTTAGCGATTCCTCTACTAACTTCTTCCCGTGGCCAGCTAGTAGGTGGTCAGGTTGAATTGATAATGCCTTTTCAAACATCTCAAGTGATTTAGTAGCGTCATTTTTGTATCCTGCATAAGCTACACCTAGGTTATAGTAAGCATCGGTGTGTTCTGAATCTGCTTCAATGACGTTTAGAAACTGTTCAATAGCTTCGTCAATCATTGCTTGCCCTGCTAAGCAGAGACCATATTGAAAGCGTGCTTCAGTGTCTTCTTCGTTCAGTTCAACAGCACGCTGAAAATATGGTAAAGCAAGTTTTGGCTGGTCTAACTGTAAGATGGTCATTCCTAACATAAAGTAAGTATCGGATGTATCAAGTCCTTTTCTCATTGCTGTTTCGAACATTTTTCTCGCTTCTGGATAGTTTTCATCATTATAGTGAATCGTTCCCGCTCCATAATAGGCAGTAGCAACATCTGGATTTATCTCTAGAGCTTTGTCAAAAAACTTTAATGCCCTGTCAAATTCTCCAACCGCAGATAATAAATTCCCAAAATTGATATATGTAAGGGCTTCATTTGGGTTTTCTTCAATCGCCTCTGAAAAACTTTTTGCAGCTTCTTCGTATTTTCCTTCTTGCATATACTGAATACCTAATTTATTTTTATCTGTCATAATAGTACAACTCCAATCAAATTATCGAATATATTATATCATAGATTAAAACCTCAACTCAGAATCGAGTTGAGGTTTTTGTCATGTTTATACATACCAAAGTTTTTCATTGTTCTTGAACACATCATCAATAGTACCGCCACCAAGACATTCTTCACCATCATAAAATACGACTGCTTGGCCTGGTGTGACTGCCCGAATAGGTTCATCAAAAATAATTTTAACATTATTGTCATCGATTACCTGAACAGTTACTTTGTTATCTGGCTGACGATATCTAAACTTGGCTGTGCAAATCATTTCTTTGTCTGGTTTTTTATCTGAAACCCAGCTAATGTTAGTTGCAAGTATTGAATCTGAATAAAGTAAATCATTTTCAAATCCCTGATCTACATAAAGAATATTCTTCTCAAGGTTTTTTCCAACTACAAACCAAGGATCGCCACTGCCACCAATACCTAATCCATGACGTTGGCCAATTGTGTAATACATAAGACCATCATGTTTTCCTTTAACTTCTCCACTTAGCGTTTCCATTGTTCCAGGTTGAGCAGGTAAATAATTGCTTAAAAACTCTTTGAAATTGCGCTCTCCTATAAAACATATGCCAGTGCTGTCTTTTTTGGAGGCAGTTGCAAGGTTTGCCTCATGTGCTAGTTCTCTAACCTTTGACTTTTCAATGTTACCAATTGGGAAGAGCACCTTAGATAACTGATCTTGTCCCAATTGATTTAGGAAATAGGTTTGGTCTTTGTTTTCATCTATTCCTCGGAGCATCTTATACTCACCATCACGATATTCCACTCGCGCATAATGTCCTGTAGCTAAATAATCAGCACCTAGGGTAAGAGCGTGGTCTAAAAACGCTTTAAACTTAATTTCTTTATTACACATAACATCTGGATTTGGGGTCCGCCCTGCTTTGTATTCATCCAAAAAGTAGGTGAACACTTTTTCCCAATACTGCTTTTCAAAATTAACAGCATAATACGGTATGCCAATTTGATTACAAACTCTGATAACATCATTGTAATCTTCGGTAGCTGTACATACACCATTTTCGTCCGTATCATCCCAGTTTTTCATGAAGATTCCAATCACATCATAACCCTGCTCTTTTAGTAATAGAGCTGCAACAGAAGAATCTACTCCTCCAGACATTCCAATTACAACACGTGTATCTTTAGGTGCTTTATTCATCCTTTTCACATCCAATCGTCTTACACTTTTCCTAGTTTACTTTATCAATCTTTTCACGATTCGTCCTGTTTCTATTGCTGTTCGTTCTACTTGTTCTAAGGTATTTCCGTAACCAAAGCTAAATCGTATAGAGGAAGCTACGCGATCTGATGTTTTACCGTACATGGCTACTAATACATGTGAAGGATCAATTGATCCTGCAGTACAGGCGGAACCACTTGATGCTGAAATTCCTGCTAAATCTAGATTAACAAGCATTGACTCCACATTTGTGCCAGGAAAATAGATATTTAGTATATGTGGTAGCCCATCATCCAATTGTCCATTTACACTGAACTCAATTTCTTGTTGTTTTAGTACCTCAACAAATTTATATTTAAACTCTATATATTCAAGTTTTTTCTTGTCTAGACTCTCGGCAGCAAGCACCACTGCGTATGATAAGCCGACTATCCCTGGCACATTTTCTGTTCCTGCACGTCGCTTTCTCTCTTGCTCCCCACCATAGAGATTAGGTAGTATCCTGCTACCCTCTCTTGAATATAGGAATCCAGTTCCTTTAGGTCCATTAATTTTATGACCAGAAACTGAAAGGAGGTCTATTTGAAGTTCATTCACGTTAATGGGTACTACACCAAAGGCTTGTACAGCATCTGTATGTAGATAGGCTTGATGTTCGGCTACGATACTTCCTATTTCCCTGATTGGCTGTATTGATCCTACCTCGTTGTTACCAAACATGATGGATACTAGGATGGTATTTTCCCTTAAAGCCAATTTAAACTCTTCTAATGAAACATGTCCCTTTTCATCTACTTGTAAATACGTTATCTCAAATCCCAATGACTCTAGATATTTACATGAATGGAGAACAGCATGGTGTTCTATTGCAGTTGTTATAATATGATTTCCTTTTTCCCTATTGGCTAAAGCTACTCCAATTATTCCGAGATTATCTGCTTCTGTACCACCGCTTGTGAAAATAATTTCTGAAGCTTTTGCATTAATAGTATCAGCAATTGATTGTCTTGCTTCATCTAAAGCATGTCTACTTTGTCGACCAAAATGATGTATACTTGACGGATTTCCAAAAACTTCTGTCATATACGGTAACATTTTATCTACTACATCAGGGTGCATTGGTGAAGTAGCTGCATGATCAAGATAAATTCTATTCATTAAATAAACACCCCTCTTCTTACCCAGTTACCTCTATTTTATCCCTTAAAACCAAAGCTCATAACTACTAGCCTGAGTAATGATTAAATATAGAACATATACGATTCTTGGTCCCCATCACTGTAGCTTGCTAGATCCTCAAGGGTTGTATTATCTAATACCTCTTTTACTGCATCTCTAATTCGTATCCACAATTCTCGTTTAGCAGGCTCCTCATCTTCTAATACTTCTACAGGACTAATAGGTCCTTCTAGCACACGGATAATATCACCTGCAGTTATTTTTGCGGGTTCATCAGCCAAAATATATCCTCCATAAGCTCCACGGATACTTTTCACTAATCTTGCATTGCGTAATGGAGCTATCAGTTGTTCTAAATAGTGTTCAGAAAGATCATGAGCTTGGGCAATTGACTTTAGTGAAGTAGGTCCCTCACCATATTTTTTAGCTAACTCAATCATAATTGTAAGTCCATATCTACCTTTTGTTGAAATCTTCATACTTAAACTCCCCTCGTACCTAATTACTGTTACTAAAATGGTCAAAATGAATCACTGGCTCAGGTTGCTTTGATCCTTTTTTCATTAGGTTATCTGCAATCAATTGACATCTTGGCAATGTATAACCAACTACAATTCCTATCGTAAAAGTAAAGATAACCGTCCCAATAAAGACAGGTCCTCCAAGTAACCAACCTATTGATAAAACAATGATTTCCATAATTCCTCTAATATATTGCACTTTCATACCTGTTTTCTCAGTTAATGCGATCATGAGACTATCTCTGGGCCCGGCCCCACATCTTGATGATATATATATTCCTATCCCGTATCCAGATACAAGAATGCCCATTAATAGCATGAACATTTTTGCAAATATTGCGTTTGGTGTTACAAGAAGAGGTATTGCCATGTACATATCAATAAATAATCCAACGGTTAGCATATTTAAAAATGCCCCCAACTGAGGTAATGCCTTTAGCATAATAGACGAAATTCCTAATATAATAACCCCTACAAGGATTGACCATGTTCCGATTGTAAATCCAAATTGCTTAAATAACCCAATGTGTAAAACATCCCATGGTGATGCCCCTAAATCAGCTTTTATAATTAAAACAATTCCTAAGGCCATAATTAATAAACCTGTAAAGTAAATTGTCCATTTCATACATAATTTGTTTACTCTATGGTGTCCTTTCAAACTCATCTTCTCCGTTCTATACTCAACTCTAACTCCGAAAGAACATTGCTACTTTAAAAGTTGCAAGTTAAACATCTGCAATTATAGCATATATTTAAGGACTTATGTATTTCTATGGCTCTACGATTTATGATAAAGTGGTAATATTTAATGAATATAGCAAAAGTATACTATACAGGAGTGCGAATATATGATTCAGAAACCATTAGCGTACCGAATGCGGCCAACAAAAATCGAAGAAATTATTGGACAACAGCATTTGGTTGGTGAAGGAAAAATAATAAATAGAATGGTTAAAGCTAAACATCTCTCCTCTATGATTTTATACGGTCCTCCTGGTATTGGAAAAACGTCCATTGCCACGGCAATTGCTGGCAGTACGAAGTCTGCATTTAGATCACTCAATGCAGTTACAAATAATAAAAAAGATATGGAAATTGTAGTAGCTGAGGCAAAAATGTCTGGTAAAGTAATCTTGTTATTAGATGAAGTACATAGGCTAGACAAAGCAAAACAAGATTTTCTATTACCTCACCTTGAGAATGGATTACTAACTCTTATTGGTGCAACCACAAGTAATCCGTATCATGCCATAAATCCTGCCATTCGAAGTCGTTGTCAAATATTCGAACTTAAACCTTTGACTCCTGAAGATATTGAAACCGCTCTATTACGTGCGTTGAACGATGAAGAACGAGGATTTGGAAATCTTTCTATTGATTTGACAACAGAAGCATTGTCACATATTTCTAACTCCTGTGGTGGAGATGTTCGTTCAGCACTCAGTGCCCTAGAGTTATGTGTTTTGTCAACAGATGAGAACGAAGGTAAGATTTATATTAATCTTGAAGTAGCGGAA
This window contains:
- a CDS encoding tetratricopeptide repeat protein, with protein sequence MTDKNKLGIQYMQEGKYEEAAKSFSEAIEENPNEALTYINFGNLLSAVGEFDRALKFFDKALEINPDVATAYYGAGTIHYNDENYPEARKMFETAMRKGLDTSDTYFMLGMTILQLDQPKLALPYFQRAVELNEEDTEARFQYGLCLAGQAMIDEAIEQFLNVIEADSEHTDAYYNLGVAYAGYKNDATKSLEMFEKALSIQPDHLLAGHGKKLVEESLKN
- the mnmA gene encoding tRNA 2-thiouridine(34) synthase MnmA, whose translation is MNKAPKDTRVVIGMSGGVDSSVAALLLKEQGYDVIGIFMKNWDDTDENGVCTATEDYNDVIRVCNQIGIPYYAVNFEKQYWEKVFTYFLDEYKAGRTPNPDVMCNKEIKFKAFLDHALTLGADYLATGHYARVEYRDGEYKMLRGIDENKDQTYFLNQLGQDQLSKVLFPIGNIEKSKVRELAHEANLATASKKDSTGICFIGERNFKEFLSNYLPAQPGTMETLSGEVKGKHDGLMYYTIGQRHGLGIGGSGDPWFVVGKNLEKNILYVDQGFENDLLYSDSILATNISWVSDKKPDKEMICTAKFRYRQPDNKVTVQVIDDNNVKIIFDEPIRAVTPGQAVVFYDGEECLGGGTIDDVFKNNEKLWYV
- a CDS encoding cysteine desulfurase; translated protein: MNRIYLDHAATSPMHPDVVDKMLPYMTEVFGNPSSIHHFGRQSRHALDEARQSIADTINAKASEIIFTSGGTEADNLGIIGVALANREKGNHIITTAIEHHAVLHSCKYLESLGFEITYLQVDEKGHVSLEEFKLALRENTILVSIMFGNNEVGSIQPIREIGSIVAEHQAYLHTDAVQAFGVVPINVNELQIDLLSVSGHKINGPKGTGFLYSREGSRILPNLYGGEQERKRRAGTENVPGIVGLSYAVVLAAESLDKKKLEYIEFKYKFVEVLKQQEIEFSVNGQLDDGLPHILNIYFPGTNVESMLVNLDLAGISASSGSACTAGSIDPSHVLVAMYGKTSDRVASSIRFSFGYGNTLEQVERTAIETGRIVKRLIK
- a CDS encoding Rrf2 family transcriptional regulator, encoding MKISTKGRYGLTIMIELAKKYGEGPTSLKSIAQAHDLSEHYLEQLIAPLRNARLVKSIRGAYGGYILADEPAKITAGDIIRVLEGPISPVEVLEDEEPAKRELWIRIRDAVKEVLDNTTLEDLASYSDGDQESYMFYI
- a CDS encoding YitT family protein, which gives rise to MSLKGHHRVNKLCMKWTIYFTGLLIMALGIVLIIKADLGASPWDVLHIGLFKQFGFTIGTWSILVGVIILGISSIMLKALPQLGAFLNMLTVGLFIDMYMAIPLLVTPNAIFAKMFMLLMGILVSGYGIGIYISSRCGAGPRDSLMIALTEKTGMKVQYIRGIMEIIVLSIGWLLGGPVFIGTVIFTFTIGIVVGYTLPRCQLIADNLMKKGSKQPEPVIHFDHFSNSN
- a CDS encoding replication-associated recombination protein A, with the translated sequence MIQKPLAYRMRPTKIEEIIGQQHLVGEGKIINRMVKAKHLSSMILYGPPGIGKTSIATAIAGSTKSAFRSLNAVTNNKKDMEIVVAEAKMSGKVILLLDEVHRLDKAKQDFLLPHLENGLLTLIGATTSNPYHAINPAIRSRCQIFELKPLTPEDIETALLRALNDEERGFGNLSIDLTTEALSHISNSCGGDVRSALSALELCVLSTDENEGKIYINLEVAEECMQNKSFVHDKDGDAHYDVLSAFQKSIRGSDVNAALHYLARLIVAGDLVSISRRLLIIAYEDIGLANPQAGQRALAAIEVAERVGFPEARIPLANIVIELCLSPKSNSAYKALDEAIQDIQTGFTGEVPDHLKDAHYKGAAKLGRGIDYKYPHDYENGWVKQQYLPDRLKHRNYFKPKQTGKFEQALAQLYEKLQNNR